A genomic window from Pocillopora verrucosa isolate sample1 chromosome 7, ASM3666991v2, whole genome shotgun sequence includes:
- the LOC131795880 gene encoding inactive rhomboid protein 1-like: MESMEREPLLGVKKSGRQTHNRYPYSRSSISDDFNETSVYSYCGNNYNIPRPDRRHAYSDTTSTSNEEPPAARKIHRPYFICLVTIANVALLMYICIAGGVETIAFKPERQNISVDRFGYIGSNDSVHKQDIFRYHGVNWFIGPNSSFLVQTGAKFGPCMKKLEVVEERIKNISEKEADYVCCSFHEECGMVKNSSCLPGIIIDTGNCTSPNSHYCRHGVTLRPCCLGLYSQCEVISEQYCLYMGGHWHKNQTLCSQVNCLDGICGMSGVKNETGGKQWYRLITAIFLHLGVIHLIANLSFQIPVGILIEREIGSIRIGLIYLISGIGGNLFCGLFDPLTPQAGASGALFGILALVIVKMVQFGREVKRPCVEALMVLVVVMISFALGTLPYIGNFVHIGGFVFGIFASLVFLPRSNFRRFQTMALYTCFKGVFALLLAALTIVFCIFFAFDKKSKFCSWCQYLDCVPYTEHFCPNMNSDGYANTGG, from the exons ATGGAAAGCATGGAACGAGAGCCACTTCTTGGAGTAAAAAAATCAG GTCGTCAAACTCACAATAGATATCCCTACTCTAGATCATCAATCAGCGATGATTTTAATGAAACCTCTGTGTATTCCTACTGTGGGAATAATTACAACATTCCCAGACCAGACAGACGACATGCATATTCTGATACAACATCCACAAGTAATGAAGAGCCTCCTGCTGCAAGGAAAATTCATCGGCCTTACTTTATATGTCTAGTAACAATTGCAAATGTGGCACTTCTTATGTACATCTGTATTGCTGGTGGAGTGGAGACTATTGCTTTTAAGCCAGAACGTCAAAATATATCAGTTGACAGATTTGGATACATAGGATCAAATGATTCAGTGCATAAACAAGATATTTTTCGATATCATGGGGTCAACTGGTTCATTGGACCTAATTCATCTTTTCTGGTTCAGACGGGGGCTAAATTTGGTCCG tgcatGAAGAAGTTGGAGGTCGTagaagaaagaattaaaaatatatcagaAAAAGAAGCCGATTATGTTTGTTGTTCCTTTCATGAGGAGTGTGGAATGGTGAAAAATTCAAG ttgcCTACCAGGTATTATCATTGACACTGGGAACTGTACAAGTCCAAATAGTCATTACTGCAGACATGGTGTTACCCTGCGACCCTGTTGTCTTGGACTTTACTCTCAGTGTGAGGTTATCTCTGAGCAGTATTGTCTATATATGGGAGGTCACTGGCATAAAAACCAG ACCCTCTGTAGCCAGGTGAATTGCCTTGATGGTATCTGTGGAATGAGTGGTGTGAAGAACGAGACTGGTGGAAAGCAGTGGTACAGATTGATCACGGCAATCTTTTTACACCTCG gagtGATTCATCTAATTGCAAATCTCAGCTTCCAGATTCCTGTAGGAATTTTGATTGAAAGAGAGATAGG ATCCATTCGGATTGGTTTAATCTACCTGATAAGTGGCATCGGTGGGAATTTATTTTGCGGACTTTTTGATCCTCTGACTCCACAG GCTGGTGCCTCGGGAGCTCTGTTCGGTATCCTTGCCTTAGTGATAGttaaaatggtgcaatttggaCGTGAAGTGAAGAGACCGTGTGTTGAAGCTCTTATGGTGCTGGTCGTGGTAATGATCAGTTTTG CCTTAGGGACGTTACCATACATCGGAAACTTCGTGCACATTGGAGGGTTTGTGTTTGGTATTTTTGCCTCGTTGGTGTTCCTTCCACGATCAAACTTTCGTCGATTCCAGACCATGGCTCTTTATACCTGTTTCAAAGGAGTTTTTGCGCTCCTTCTTGCTGCGCTGACTAttgtcttttgtattttttttgcctttgacAAAAAGTCCAAGTTCTGTTCATGGTGTCAATACCTCGACTGTGTTCCATATACGGAACATTTTTGTCCAAACATGAATTCAGATGGATATGCAAACACTGGTGGATAG